GGAGGTTGGCGCCTGACCATGAGTCCACTTCCCCAAACGGCACGCGCTCACGTCGCCGGGTGAAGCGAAGTTCGCCCCGCGGTTCCTCGGTCCACCTTCCGCCCACCCCGTCTCAGGCAAGCCCCAGCAGAAGGGGTCAACGGCTCGTCCACGGAGGCCGACGTGCTGAACTCCGGAGCATCAGGTGCGGACATTCCCTACCACCTCACCACCTTCGTCGAAGGGATCGGCCTCTTTTGCGCGTCCATCGCGCCCACCCACTTTCCGGAACACACCCACCCTGAGATCTCCGTCGACGTGTGTTACGAGAACACCGCCTGCCTCTCGACCTGGCAGACGGCAGGAGGTCGGCAGCTCACCCGCCTGCTGGGGAATGGAAACGTCTCCATCATTGCGAGCGGCCAGCCCCACGGCAGCGAGTGGCTTCAGGACGCCGAGCATCTCATCTTCTACCTGACGCCGGCCTTCGTGGAGGGGGCCGCCCGTGACCTCCTGCGCCAGGGGTCCGTGGAGATCGTCGAAAATCGCAGCGCGGACGACCCCCTGATCCGGCAGCTCGCCGGGACCCTGCGTTCGGAACTGCGGCGGGAGCACCCGCCCGAGCGCCTCTACGTCGAGTCCCTCGTGAATGTGCTCGCCGTTCACCTGCTGAGAACCTACTCCGCCGAGAACAAGGCGCTCCAGGAGCCGAGGCACGGCCTGTCCAGGGGAAAGCTCGAACGGGTCGCCCATTACGTGCTCGACCACCTGCACGAGGACCTGAGCCTCGCCACCCTGGCGGGGGTGGCGGGTCTCAGCCCCTACCATTTCTCGCGCCAGTTCAAGCGCGCCACAGGGACAACTCCTCACCAGTACGTCGTGCTCCGGCGCGTCGAGCGGGCCAGAACCCTCCTCTCGACGACCAGACTCTCCCTGGTCACCATCGCGAACACGGTCGGGTTCACCCACCAGAGTCACCTCACCCACCACGTCCGGCGTCACTTCGGCGTTGCCCCCTCGGCCCTGCGGCAGTAGGCGTCCTCATACGTCGCCCTTCCTGACATCCCGACGGAAAGCACGATTTTGCTCAAAAACAGCACGTTCTTGAGCGACGTCGTTCTCCCAAGGTTTTACTATCTCGGATAGGCACCTGCTTCCGGCGAAGGGACGGAACAAGAACGGACAGCACCACAAGACTGCGTGGGACGATTCAACGCTTTGGAAGCACATCCATTGTCGACCCTCTCAAGCGAAATTGTCGTATGTCAGGCGGAGGGATGCACCTTGCGGGAGTCCGCGTCG
This sequence is a window from Deinococcus aestuarii. Protein-coding genes within it:
- a CDS encoding helix-turn-helix domain-containing protein codes for the protein MLNSGASGADIPYHLTTFVEGIGLFCASIAPTHFPEHTHPEISVDVCYENTACLSTWQTAGGRQLTRLLGNGNVSIIASGQPHGSEWLQDAEHLIFYLTPAFVEGAARDLLRQGSVEIVENRSADDPLIRQLAGTLRSELRREHPPERLYVESLVNVLAVHLLRTYSAENKALQEPRHGLSRGKLERVAHYVLDHLHEDLSLATLAGVAGLSPYHFSRQFKRATGTTPHQYVVLRRVERARTLLSTTRLSLVTIANTVGFTHQSHLTHHVRRHFGVAPSALRQ